A stretch of the Elephas maximus indicus isolate mEleMax1 chromosome 3, mEleMax1 primary haplotype, whole genome shotgun sequence genome encodes the following:
- the LOC126070889 gene encoding olfactory receptor 7G2-like, with translation MLVNLQAQNHSITYAGCLTQVCFVLVFAALENFLLGVMAYDRFVAICHPLKYTVIMNPHICGLLILLSLFISITNALLHSLMSLRLSFCTKLVIPYFFSEVLQVIKVACSDALINNIFSYFAATILGGVPLSGIIFSYAQIVSSILRMPSAVGKYKAFSTCGSHLSGISLFCGTGFGSYISAAFTPSRRTAVASVMCTVVTPIMNPFIYSLRNREVKGALRKIMRSIPAFQ, from the coding sequence ATGCTAGTGAACCTCCAAGCACAGAATCACAGCATCACATATGCAGGCTGCCTCACCCAGGTGTGCTTTGTCCTAGTTTTTGCTGCTTTGGAAAATTTTCTCCTTGgagtaatggcctatgaccgctttgTAGCCATTTGTCACCCACTAAAGTACACTGTCATCATGAACCCCCACATCTGTGGCCTGCTGATTCTACTCTCCTTGTTCATTAGCATCACGAACGCCCTGCTCCACAGTCTGATGTCATTGCGACTGTCCTTCTGCACAAAGCTAGTAATTCCTTACTTCTTCAGTGAAGTTCTTCAGGTCATCAAGGTTGCCTGTTCTGATGCCCTCATCAATAACATCTTCTCATACTTCGCAGCTACAATACTGGGTGGTGTTCCtctctctggaatcattttctcttATGCTCAAATTGTCTCCTCCATTTTGAGAATGCCATCAGCAGTTGGAAAGTATAAAGCTTTTTCCACTTGTGGGTCTCATCTCTCAGGAATTTCTTTGTTCTGTGGGACAGGTTTTGGTTCATATATCAGTGCTGCATTTACCCCTTCTAGGAGGACTGCAGTAGCTTCAGTGATGTGCACAGTGGTCACTCCCATAATGAACCCCTTtatctacagcctgagaaacagGGAAGTGAAGGGGGCTTTGAGAAAAATTATGAGGAGCATACCTGCTTTTCAGTGA